The following proteins come from a genomic window of Ilumatobacter coccineus YM16-304:
- the atpE gene encoding ATP synthase F0 subunit C, with product MEAFTALVAAAEEAGVDPADAKNTAAAASAGYAYGLAAIGPGIGIGYLVGKSVEAMARQPEAAGMVRTTMFLGIAFTEALALIGFVVFILLKFA from the coding sequence ATGGAAGCATTCACCGCACTGGTCGCCGCTGCTGAAGAAGCAGGCGTCGATCCGGCAGATGCCAAGAACACCGCAGCCGCAGCGTCGGCTGGCTACGCCTACGGCCTCGCCGCCATCGGCCCGGGTATCGGCATCGGCTACCTCGTCGGTAAGTCCGTTGAAGCAATGGCGCGTCAGCCGGAGGCTGCCGGCATGGTCCGTACGACCATGTTCCTCGGCATCGCCTTCACCGAAGCTCTCGCACTCATCGGCTTCGTTGTCTTCATTCTTCTCAAGTTCGCCTGA
- the rpiB gene encoding ribose 5-phosphate isomerase B, whose product MARIAIGSDHAGFELKQHLVGFLRQHGHEVDDQGTHSTESVDYPEICAGVARTVRDGDADWGIVIGGSGQGEQLAANKVRGIRAALCNCLYTARMAREHNDANVLSMGGRVVGTGLAEEIVTTFAETEFEGGRHQRRVDQIMALEDDF is encoded by the coding sequence ATGGCACGCATTGCGATTGGCTCCGACCACGCCGGCTTCGAACTGAAGCAGCACCTCGTCGGGTTTCTCCGACAGCACGGCCACGAGGTCGACGACCAGGGGACCCACTCGACCGAGTCGGTCGACTACCCCGAGATCTGCGCCGGTGTCGCCCGCACCGTCCGCGACGGCGACGCCGACTGGGGCATCGTGATCGGCGGCAGCGGCCAAGGCGAACAACTCGCCGCCAACAAGGTGCGCGGCATCCGTGCCGCCCTCTGCAACTGCCTCTACACCGCACGCATGGCTCGCGAACACAACGACGCCAACGTGCTGTCGATGGGTGGCCGCGTGGTCGGCACCGGGCTCGCCGAAGAGATCGTCACGACGTTCGCCGAGACCGAGTTCGAAGGCGGCCGCCATCAGCGGCGCGTCGACCAGATCATGGCGCTCGAAGACGACTTCTGA
- a CDS encoding AtpZ/AtpI family protein, translating to MRFLPKVRTDARVNTEDSLGHGMDAVIVLVLFLGAGYGLDRLFDTTPIFMIVLTVLGAIGLFAKFYYSYELRMNQHDAERLAKLQGPASISNDEAA from the coding sequence ATGAGATTCCTTCCGAAAGTACGCACCGACGCACGCGTCAACACCGAGGATTCCCTCGGCCACGGCATGGACGCCGTCATCGTGCTCGTGCTGTTCCTCGGAGCCGGCTACGGACTCGACCGCCTCTTCGACACCACCCCGATCTTCATGATCGTGCTCACCGTGCTCGGCGCCATCGGCCTCTTCGCGAAGTTCTATTACAGCTACGAGCTGCGCATGAACCAGCACGACGCCGAGCGCCTCGCCAAGCTGCAGGGGCCCGCCTCGATCTCGAACGACGAGGCGGCGTGA
- the atpH gene encoding ATP synthase F1 subunit delta produces MSDARIQGYARALFEVARAEGTLDEVEDELFRFARSYESSDELRSALTDEQIPADKRQAIIEDLLGGKATATTSQLLGMVVGSGRGRDLPAIVDQLVHRASNAKQLDVAQVRTAVALTADQEARLKAALENATGKSLNLKATVDPSVVGGVVAVVGDDVIDDSVRTRIDQLKSRL; encoded by the coding sequence ATGAGCGACGCACGCATCCAGGGCTACGCCCGGGCACTCTTCGAAGTCGCCCGCGCCGAAGGAACCCTCGACGAGGTCGAAGACGAGTTGTTCCGGTTCGCCCGGTCGTACGAGTCCAGCGACGAACTCCGCAGTGCGCTGACCGACGAGCAGATCCCGGCCGACAAGCGCCAGGCGATCATCGAGGACCTCCTCGGTGGCAAGGCCACGGCGACCACGTCGCAACTCCTCGGCATGGTCGTCGGCTCCGGCCGCGGACGTGACCTCCCGGCCATCGTCGACCAGCTGGTCCACCGGGCCAGCAACGCGAAGCAGCTCGACGTGGCGCAGGTGCGCACCGCGGTTGCGCTCACGGCCGATCAGGAAGCTCGCCTCAAGGCGGCGCTCGAGAACGCCACAGGCAAGAGCCTGAACCTCAAGGCAACCGTCGACCCCTCCGTGGTTGGGGGCGTCGTTGCCGTCGTGGGTGACGATGTCATCGACGATTCCGTCCGCACTCGCATCGATCAACTCAAGAGCCGCCTCTAA
- a CDS encoding F0F1 ATP synthase subunit B family protein: MQFTLLEAETCVRTDLNDEEFAVGSEECPELNPIAPEGKEMLWGFGAFVVLAVCMRYWLFPKVREGMQARYDSIQSDRESAETLTAAARADVSEYEARLTSVRAEAQQKVDAARATLEAERTEKLSEVNARIAEKRAAAAAEVEAARQAALGDVESAVTAVVTRAAEIATGKPADSGKVASAVRSSMGTGVSS; encoded by the coding sequence ATGCAGTTCACGCTGCTCGAAGCCGAAACATGTGTGCGCACCGACCTCAACGACGAGGAATTCGCGGTCGGGAGCGAAGAGTGTCCTGAGCTCAATCCGATCGCCCCCGAGGGCAAGGAGATGCTCTGGGGATTCGGAGCGTTCGTCGTCCTCGCCGTGTGTATGCGGTACTGGCTCTTCCCGAAGGTTCGGGAAGGCATGCAGGCCCGCTACGACAGCATCCAGAGCGATCGCGAGAGCGCCGAGACGCTCACCGCTGCCGCTCGGGCTGATGTCTCCGAGTACGAGGCTCGCCTCACCTCGGTGCGCGCCGAAGCCCAGCAGAAGGTCGACGCCGCCCGAGCCACGCTCGAAGCGGAACGCACCGAGAAGCTGAGCGAGGTCAACGCTCGCATCGCCGAGAAGCGTGCAGCAGCTGCGGCCGAGGTCGAAGCGGCACGTCAGGCAGCGCTCGGCGACGTCGAGTCGGCCGTGACCGCAGTCGTCACCCGCGCCGCCGAGATCGCCACGGGCAAGCCCGCCGATTCCGGCAAGGTCGCCAGTGCCGTCCGCTCCTCCATGGGAACCGGAGTTTCATCATGA
- a CDS encoding glycosyltransferase family 4 protein translates to MPDVGSYLIIGIIAAVVTFVATPLVTKLANRLGWVAMPNARSVHTEPLPDVGGLAMFIGFAVALGVAWAISDFSLLFESNSEPLGVLIAAAIVFGVGLVDDVREVSAPAKIFFTVMAGLALVWFGVVMFYFRVPYLDAVILSDDLKPLITVLWLVGMTQAINLIDGLDGLAAGVVAIGAGAFFLYSQELTDRGFIGGGNIGPLFAIIAVGVCLGFLPHNFNPARIIMGDGGALLLGLLLAVSTSVVGGRADPFQTQFVGTTYFFLAPIAIPLLILGVPIFDTMFAILRRATSRKSLASADKGHLHHRLINLGHGHRRSVLILWSWTALLSGFVLYPTLTDQNPTYLPFGVAALGIALFTMLHPSVIQQRRDNNTPPHGIELETPPDDPDQPTLFDDADTGLTTGVDDH, encoded by the coding sequence GTGCCTGACGTCGGTTCGTATCTCATCATCGGGATCATCGCCGCCGTCGTCACCTTCGTCGCGACACCACTCGTCACGAAACTCGCCAACCGGTTGGGCTGGGTGGCGATGCCCAACGCTCGAAGCGTGCACACCGAGCCGCTTCCCGACGTCGGTGGTCTCGCGATGTTCATCGGCTTCGCCGTCGCGCTCGGCGTCGCGTGGGCGATCTCCGACTTCTCGCTGCTCTTCGAATCGAACTCCGAGCCGCTCGGCGTGCTGATCGCCGCGGCGATCGTGTTCGGCGTCGGACTCGTCGACGACGTGCGCGAGGTGAGCGCCCCCGCCAAGATCTTCTTCACCGTCATGGCCGGACTCGCGCTGGTGTGGTTCGGCGTCGTGATGTTCTACTTCCGCGTGCCGTACCTCGACGCGGTCATCCTCTCCGACGACCTCAAACCGCTCATCACCGTCCTGTGGTTGGTCGGCATGACGCAGGCGATCAACCTCATCGACGGTCTCGACGGACTGGCCGCCGGCGTGGTGGCCATCGGTGCCGGGGCGTTCTTCCTCTACAGCCAGGAGCTCACCGATCGAGGCTTCATCGGCGGCGGCAACATCGGCCCGCTGTTCGCGATCATCGCCGTCGGCGTGTGCCTCGGCTTCCTGCCGCACAACTTCAACCCGGCGCGCATCATCATGGGCGACGGGGGAGCGTTGCTGCTCGGCCTGCTGCTCGCGGTGTCGACGAGCGTGGTCGGTGGGCGCGCCGACCCGTTCCAGACGCAGTTCGTCGGCACGACCTACTTCTTCCTCGCGCCGATCGCCATTCCGCTGCTCATCCTGGGCGTGCCGATCTTCGACACGATGTTCGCGATCCTCCGGCGGGCGACGAGCCGCAAGTCGTTGGCGTCGGCCGACAAGGGCCACCTGCATCACCGCCTCATCAACCTCGGCCACGGGCACCGTCGCAGCGTGCTGATCCTGTGGTCGTGGACCGCGCTCCTCTCGGGGTTCGTGTTGTACCCGACGCTCACCGACCAGAACCCGACGTACCTGCCGTTCGGTGTTGCCGCGCTCGGCATCGCGCTCTTCACGATGCTGCATCCGAGCGTCATCCAGCAGCGCCGCGACAACAACACGCCACCTCACGGCATCGAGCTCGAGACGCCACCCGACGACCCGGATCAACCGACGCTGTTCGACGATGCCGACACCGGTCTCACGACTGGTGTCGACGACCACTGA
- a CDS encoding ATP synthase subunit I, giving the protein MTVAESPDLITTRFDGPAPEVSVSTDMIKRGLFVAPLLVAVCAVIWGGDGVWSSMYGIAIVLGNFALSAALIATAARISVALMMGATLFGYLIRLGLIFLAVWMVKDASWISLPALGSTIIVTHLGLLFWEMKFVALSLAHPGLKPTRAANGS; this is encoded by the coding sequence ATGACCGTGGCCGAATCACCCGACCTGATCACCACCCGCTTCGACGGCCCGGCCCCCGAAGTGAGCGTGTCGACCGACATGATCAAGCGCGGGCTGTTCGTCGCGCCGCTGCTCGTCGCCGTGTGCGCCGTCATCTGGGGTGGCGACGGCGTCTGGTCGTCGATGTACGGCATCGCCATCGTCCTCGGCAACTTCGCTCTCTCGGCCGCTCTCATCGCCACCGCAGCTCGCATCTCGGTCGCGCTGATGATGGGCGCCACCCTGTTCGGTTACCTCATCCGGCTCGGCTTGATCTTTCTCGCCGTCTGGATGGTGAAAGATGCGTCATGGATTTCACTTCCGGCACTCGGATCGACAATCATCGTGACGCACCTCGGACTGCTCTTCTGGGAGATGAAATTCGTCGCCCTGTCGCTCGCTCATCCGGGGCTCAAACCGACACGGGCCGCAAACGGCTCGTAA
- the atpA gene encoding F0F1 ATP synthase subunit alpha has translation MAELTISAADIASALKKNLDGFEPSLEARTVGRVAEVGDGIARVSGLPDAAVNELLEFEDGSVGLALNLDEDSIGAVVLGDVDNIEEGQTVKSTGGILSMPVGDALLGRVVNALGEPVDGAGDLVGAIQRRMEIQAPGILGRKPVHEPLQTGIKAIDAMTPIGRGQRELIIGDRKTGKTAVAIDTILNQKGLGVKCIYVAIGQKGSTVAQTVATLRAAGAMEYTVVVTAPAADSAPFKYLAPYAGCAIGQHWMDNGEHALVVYDDLSKQADAYRQISLLLRRPPGREAYPGDVFYLHSRLLERAAKLSDENGAGSLTALPIIETKAGDVSAFIPTNVISITDGQVFLQDALFKSGVRPAVDVGISVSRVGGDAQIKSMKKVAGTLKLDLAQFRELEAFATFGSELDAISAAQLARGYRLVELLKQPLNSPMPVEEQVVSIYAGTNGYLDDLPVVDVVRFERELIEHMRTSNAGLLEEIKSSGLPDSLGDAIAAFKATFTTSDETTNAVDPTAVDADELGDAASNKTLATE, from the coding sequence ATGGCTGAACTCACCATCTCCGCAGCGGACATCGCTTCCGCTCTCAAGAAGAACCTCGACGGTTTCGAACCGTCGCTCGAAGCTCGCACCGTCGGGCGCGTCGCCGAAGTCGGTGACGGCATCGCCCGCGTCTCGGGCCTCCCCGACGCCGCGGTGAACGAACTGCTCGAGTTCGAAGACGGTTCCGTGGGCCTGGCCCTCAACCTCGACGAGGACTCGATCGGTGCCGTCGTGCTCGGCGACGTCGACAACATCGAAGAAGGCCAGACGGTCAAGTCGACCGGCGGCATTCTCTCGATGCCCGTCGGTGACGCGCTGCTCGGCCGTGTCGTCAACGCGCTCGGCGAGCCCGTCGACGGCGCCGGCGACCTCGTCGGTGCGATCCAGCGCCGCATGGAGATCCAGGCACCGGGCATCCTCGGCCGCAAGCCGGTGCACGAGCCGCTCCAGACCGGCATCAAGGCGATCGACGCCATGACCCCGATCGGCCGTGGCCAGCGCGAGCTGATCATCGGTGACCGCAAGACGGGCAAGACCGCCGTCGCGATCGACACGATCCTCAACCAGAAGGGTCTCGGCGTGAAGTGCATCTACGTCGCGATCGGCCAGAAGGGTTCCACGGTCGCCCAGACCGTCGCCACCCTGCGTGCCGCTGGTGCGATGGAGTACACGGTCGTCGTGACCGCTCCGGCTGCCGACTCGGCACCGTTCAAGTACCTCGCTCCGTACGCCGGTTGCGCCATCGGGCAGCACTGGATGGACAACGGCGAGCACGCTCTCGTCGTGTACGACGACCTCTCGAAGCAGGCCGACGCCTACCGTCAGATCTCGCTGCTCCTCCGCCGCCCGCCGGGCCGTGAGGCGTACCCGGGCGACGTGTTCTACTTGCACTCGCGTCTGCTCGAACGTGCCGCCAAGCTCTCCGACGAGAACGGCGCAGGTTCGCTCACCGCACTCCCGATCATCGAGACGAAGGCCGGCGACGTGTCGGCGTTCATCCCGACCAACGTCATCTCGATCACCGACGGCCAGGTCTTCCTCCAGGACGCCCTGTTCAAGTCGGGTGTTCGTCCCGCCGTCGACGTGGGCATCTCGGTGTCTCGTGTCGGTGGTGACGCACAGATCAAGTCGATGAAGAAGGTCGCCGGTACGTTGAAGCTCGACCTCGCGCAGTTCCGTGAGCTCGAAGCGTTCGCCACGTTCGGTTCCGAGCTCGACGCCATCTCCGCCGCTCAGCTCGCTCGTGGTTACCGCCTCGTCGAGCTGCTCAAGCAGCCGCTCAACTCGCCGATGCCCGTCGAGGAGCAGGTCGTGTCGATCTACGCCGGCACCAACGGCTACCTCGACGACCTGCCCGTCGTCGACGTGGTCCGCTTCGAGCGCGAGCTCATCGAGCACATGCGCACCAGCAACGCTGGTCTCCTCGAAGAGATCAAGTCGTCGGGTCTGCCCGACTCGCTCGGCGACGCGATCGCTGCGTTCAAGGCGACCTTCACGACGAGCGACGAGACGACCAACGCCGTCGACCCGACCGCCGTCGATGCCGACGAACTGGGCGACGCCGCGTCGAACAAGACGCTCGCCACCGAATAG
- a CDS encoding serine hydroxymethyltransferase, whose product MPFPTTTNPDTEVSELIEREIERQTTGLQLIASENFTSPAVMAATGSVLTNKYSEGYPGKRYYGGNQIVDSIEQLAIDRVKELFGAEHANVQPHSGANANMCVYQALLEPGDTILGLSLDHGGHLTHGSPVNASGLLYNFVAYGTGAEDRIDMDNVRELALEHRPKMIVAGTTSYPRRLDPEPFKKIADEVGALLMFDIAHLAGLVAGGAHPNPVPYADIVTFTTHKTLRGPRGGCILSKQEHQKAIDKAVFPGWQGGPLEHAIAGKAIAFREAMDPSFKEYAAQIVANASALASALADEGFRLVSGGTDNHMMVVDLTPFDAELTGKVAQATLDEAGITLNKNTIPDDPRSPFVTSGVRIGTPSVTTQGMTEAEMPVIAKLIATALRERENPEAIAQVRTEVADLCSKFPAY is encoded by the coding sequence ATGCCCTTCCCCACGACGACGAACCCCGACACCGAGGTGTCGGAGCTGATCGAACGCGAAATCGAGCGCCAGACCACCGGACTCCAGCTCATCGCCAGCGAGAACTTCACCTCGCCGGCCGTCATGGCCGCCACGGGTTCGGTGCTGACCAACAAGTACTCCGAGGGCTACCCCGGCAAGCGGTACTACGGCGGCAACCAGATCGTCGACTCGATCGAACAGCTCGCGATCGATCGCGTGAAAGAACTCTTCGGAGCCGAACACGCGAACGTGCAGCCGCACTCCGGCGCCAACGCGAACATGTGCGTGTACCAAGCGCTGCTCGAGCCGGGCGACACCATCCTCGGGCTCAGCCTCGACCACGGCGGTCACCTCACGCACGGCTCGCCGGTCAACGCCAGCGGGCTGCTCTACAACTTCGTGGCCTACGGCACCGGCGCCGAGGATCGCATCGACATGGACAACGTCCGTGAACTCGCGCTCGAGCACCGACCCAAGATGATCGTCGCCGGGACCACCTCCTACCCGCGTCGCCTCGATCCCGAGCCGTTCAAGAAGATCGCCGACGAAGTGGGCGCACTGCTCATGTTCGACATCGCCCACCTGGCCGGACTCGTCGCCGGCGGCGCTCATCCCAACCCGGTGCCGTACGCCGACATCGTCACCTTCACCACGCACAAGACGCTGCGCGGCCCGCGCGGCGGTTGCATCCTCTCCAAGCAGGAACACCAGAAGGCCATCGACAAGGCCGTGTTCCCCGGCTGGCAGGGCGGACCGCTCGAGCACGCCATCGCCGGCAAGGCCATCGCCTTCCGTGAGGCCATGGACCCGTCGTTCAAGGAGTACGCCGCGCAGATCGTCGCCAACGCATCGGCGCTGGCATCGGCGCTCGCCGACGAGGGCTTCCGTCTCGTCTCGGGCGGCACCGACAACCACATGATGGTCGTCGACCTCACCCCGTTCGATGCCGAGCTGACCGGCAAAGTCGCACAGGCCACCCTCGACGAGGCCGGGATCACGCTCAACAAGAACACGATTCCCGACGACCCGCGCAGCCCGTTCGTCACGAGCGGCGTCCGCATCGGCACGCCGTCGGTCACGACGCAGGGCATGACCGAGGCCGAGATGCCGGTCATCGCCAAGCTCATCGCCACGGCGCTCCGCGAACGCGAGAACCCCGAGGCGATCGCGCAGGTGCGCACCGAGGTCGCCGACCTCTGCTCGAAGTTCCCGGCCTACTGA
- a CDS encoding F0F1 ATP synthase subunit B family protein, translating to MAALQSVVGVLQAESVPNDGKGSTSLSPYFAPMKEVVIGGLATLIVFGLLYKLAWPAIAKGMKDRTARIQADLDESAAARAKAEADAAQIRTNLGDVEGERTRLFAEADQQAAALLEDGRARLAAEVAELEAKAEADIAAAAGRGADDLRADIARFSSQAIESAVTTSLDDATQQELIEGFISRVGAQS from the coding sequence ATGGCAGCGCTCCAGAGCGTCGTCGGTGTCCTGCAGGCCGAGTCGGTGCCGAACGACGGCAAGGGCTCCACCTCGCTGAGCCCGTACTTCGCGCCGATGAAGGAAGTCGTCATCGGTGGCCTCGCCACCCTGATCGTCTTCGGTCTGCTCTACAAGCTGGCCTGGCCGGCCATCGCGAAGGGCATGAAGGACCGCACCGCTCGGATCCAAGCCGATCTCGACGAGTCGGCCGCAGCCCGCGCCAAGGCCGAGGCCGACGCAGCGCAGATCCGCACCAACCTCGGTGACGTCGAAGGTGAGCGCACTCGCCTGTTCGCCGAAGCCGACCAGCAAGCCGCCGCACTCCTCGAAGACGGGCGGGCACGTCTCGCCGCCGAAGTCGCCGAGCTCGAAGCGAAGGCCGAAGCCGACATCGCAGCTGCTGCCGGACGTGGCGCCGACGACCTCCGGGCCGACATCGCACGCTTCTCGTCGCAGGCGATCGAGTCCGCTGTCACCACGTCGCTCGACGACGCGACCCAGCAGGAACTCATCGAAGGCTTCATCTCACGAGTGGGAGCACAATCATGA
- the atpB gene encoding F0F1 ATP synthase subunit A — MLAAKGLVFPPINELLRWQDIFPTFNKIALIACLASLLGIGLFLLASRADAKLAPTGPRNLAEQAIEFVEEGIVMQTLGKDGLKWTPFLLSLFIFIFLCNIPGILPFFQMPATARIAIPLALSLLVWVVYIGTGLKHQGAAYFGHLLWPPGVPTALKPLVGAIEFISTIIVTPFSLTVRLMANMLAGHILLVTFALLTHALATAETSQALLVPTSILPFLMLVFLTAFEILVAFLQAYIFAILAAVYISNSTAGHGDEH, encoded by the coding sequence GTGCTCGCTGCCAAAGGACTCGTCTTCCCGCCGATCAACGAACTGTTGCGTTGGCAAGACATCTTCCCGACGTTCAACAAGATCGCGCTCATCGCGTGCCTCGCGTCGCTGCTCGGCATCGGGCTCTTCCTGCTCGCCAGTCGCGCTGACGCCAAGCTCGCTCCGACGGGCCCTCGCAACCTCGCCGAGCAGGCCATCGAGTTCGTCGAAGAAGGCATCGTCATGCAGACGCTCGGCAAGGACGGTCTCAAGTGGACCCCCTTCCTGCTGAGCCTCTTCATCTTCATCTTCCTCTGCAACATCCCGGGCATCCTGCCGTTCTTCCAGATGCCGGCCACCGCTCGCATCGCCATCCCGCTGGCGCTGTCGCTGCTGGTCTGGGTCGTCTACATCGGCACCGGCCTCAAGCACCAGGGCGCTGCGTACTTCGGCCACCTGCTGTGGCCTCCGGGAGTCCCAACGGCCCTCAAGCCGCTGGTGGGCGCCATCGAGTTCATCTCGACGATCATCGTCACGCCGTTCAGCCTCACGGTGCGACTCATGGCGAACATGCTCGCCGGTCACATTCTGCTCGTCACCTTCGCACTGCTCACGCACGCGCTGGCAACGGCTGAAACCAGTCAGGCGCTGCTCGTTCCGACGAGCATCCTGCCGTTCCTGATGCTCGTCTTCTTGACGGCGTTCGAGATTCTCGTCGCCTTCTTGCAGGCGTACATCTTCGCCATCCTGGCGGCGGTCTACATCAGCAACTCCACCGCCGGTCACGGCGACGAGCACTGA
- a CDS encoding acetyl-CoA acetyltransferase, with product MALDPRTPVIVGVGQYLHRAESLDDALEPAALMERAVLEAVSDAGLDGPPPADSVRVVNIIGWRYRNAPRFLAERLGITDCELAESTPGGNSPQALVNQTALDIAGGSTDMAILSGAEAFRTYMRARKQGIKLDWPKADDGDVPVFIGKPLDMNHEHERELGLMMPVQIYPMFETALRAESGRTVGEHQAFLGKLWSDLSHVAAGNPNAWIREPKTPDEITTVSAKNRMIGFPYPKLMNSNSDVDMGAALIMCSVEAAERMGIDRDLWVFPLSGADCHEHNYVSNRDTFSRTPAIELGGKRALELAGVTIDDVGLVDLYSCFPAAVQLGAKSLGVDLDQQWSRTGGLPFGGGPWNNYPMHAIATIVGELREQRDETGLVWANGGYATKHAFGVYATTPPADGFRHTSPQAEIDALPKRELAVGADAAGAVDIEAYTVMFDRDNEPETALAACLLPDGRRAWGKSSDLAVATAMCDGEWVGVSATLADDATLTID from the coding sequence GTGGCACTCGATCCTCGCACCCCCGTCATCGTCGGCGTCGGCCAGTACCTGCACCGCGCCGAGTCGCTCGACGACGCACTCGAACCCGCGGCGCTCATGGAGCGCGCCGTCCTCGAGGCCGTGTCCGACGCCGGGCTCGACGGCCCGCCCCCGGCCGACTCGGTGCGCGTCGTCAACATCATCGGCTGGCGCTACCGCAACGCGCCGCGCTTCCTCGCCGAGCGACTCGGCATCACCGACTGCGAACTCGCCGAGTCGACCCCCGGCGGCAACAGCCCGCAGGCCCTCGTCAACCAGACCGCGCTCGACATCGCCGGCGGCTCGACCGACATGGCGATCCTCTCGGGTGCCGAAGCGTTCCGCACCTACATGCGGGCGCGCAAGCAGGGCATCAAGCTCGACTGGCCGAAAGCCGACGACGGCGACGTCCCGGTGTTCATCGGCAAACCGCTCGACATGAACCACGAGCACGAGCGCGAGCTCGGCTTGATGATGCCGGTGCAGATCTACCCGATGTTCGAGACCGCGCTGCGCGCCGAATCCGGCCGCACCGTCGGCGAGCACCAGGCGTTCCTCGGGAAGCTGTGGTCGGATCTGAGCCACGTGGCCGCCGGCAACCCGAACGCGTGGATCCGCGAACCCAAGACGCCCGACGAGATCACGACGGTGAGCGCGAAGAACCGCATGATCGGTTTCCCGTACCCGAAGCTGATGAACTCGAACAGCGACGTCGACATGGGTGCCGCGCTCATCATGTGCTCGGTCGAAGCCGCCGAGCGGATGGGCATCGACCGCGACCTGTGGGTGTTCCCGCTGTCGGGTGCCGACTGCCACGAACACAACTACGTGTCGAACCGCGACACGTTCTCGCGCACTCCGGCGATCGAACTCGGCGGCAAGCGGGCGCTGGAGTTGGCCGGCGTCACGATCGACGACGTCGGCCTCGTCGACCTGTACTCGTGCTTCCCCGCGGCGGTACAGCTCGGAGCGAAGTCGCTCGGCGTCGACCTCGACCAGCAGTGGTCGCGCACCGGCGGACTGCCGTTCGGCGGTGGCCCCTGGAACAACTACCCGATGCACGCGATCGCCACGATCGTCGGCGAGTTGCGCGAGCAACGCGACGAGACCGGGCTCGTGTGGGCCAACGGCGGCTACGCCACGAAGCACGCATTCGGCGTGTACGCCACCACTCCCCCGGCCGACGGGTTCCGCCACACGTCACCGCAGGCCGAGATCGACGCGCTGCCCAAACGCGAACTCGCGGTCGGTGCCGACGCAGCGGGTGCCGTCGACATCGAGGCCTACACGGTCATGTTCGACCGTGACAACGAGCCCGAGACCGCGCTCGCGGCATGCCTCCTTCCCGACGGTCGCCGCGCCTGGGGCAAGAGCTCCGACCTCGCGGTGGCCACGGCGATGTGCGACGGCGAATGGGTCGGCGTCAGCGCCACACTCGCCGACGACGCCACGTTGACGATCGACTGA